Within the Tolypothrix sp. NIES-4075 genome, the region TTTCCATCAACAAGTTAAAACGGCCCTAATCAAAGATGGATGGATTATCACCCATGACCCTTTAACTATTCGTATCAGCGAAGTAGTGAAATTACAAATTGATTTAGCAGCAGAAAGCGCGATCGCAGCGGAACGTGATACTGAAAAGATTGCTGTTGAAATTAAAAGCTTTATTGGAGACTCTGATATTAGTTCTTTCCATACTGCACTCGGTCAATACCTCAACTATTGTCAAGCACTTGAAGAACAAGAACCAAACCGAATTGTTTATTTAGCCGTCCCTAGTGAAACCTATCAAGATTTTTTTCAGCTTCCTTTCATCCAACGTGCGATCACACGCTATCAAGTCAAGTTGATAATTTACGATCCTAAACAGGAG harbors:
- a CDS encoding XisH family protein, with translation MAKDVFHQQVKTALIKDGWIITHDPLTIRISEVVKLQIDLAAESAIAAERDTEKIAVEIKSFIGDSDISSFHTALGQYLNYCQALEEQEPNRIVYLAVPSETYQDFFQLPFIQRAITRYQVKLIIYDPKQEEILQWIM